The following coding sequences are from one Rana temporaria chromosome 12 unlocalized genomic scaffold, aRanTem1.1 chr12z, whole genome shotgun sequence window:
- the LOC120921988 gene encoding E3 ubiquitin/ISG15 ligase TRIM25-like, with product MASTEEKLVCSNCHNASEDPLKVKCEHNFCWVCIDCVVDTQKGSGGFKCLECQGESHQHPLMQRAVSLLSRSEFLQSSPTERSGIFCTYCVTSQVPAVKSCLMCEASLCDVHLQVHSKSAEHVLLEPTTHLANRKCSTHKKILEYYCTEDETCICVSCLLFGPHQGHRVETLDMVSDKKKERLRYSLKSLTSKREETEKRVKSGQERKKESQEKAASMTDRVSSLFRDIRRQLDTLEKRVHAEISRQEDQVSLSVSSLVQQMEVKNQELSRKIQHLEELCDMADSFMVIQEEESESEAFQNSEEGENDSRERYYKEIWKRGLDEGLISVSVHTGLSGIVSNVRKRLNLQGATDILLDMNSAGNDVHVSGDLKTATWSHINQDRADLAGRFQYDQVLSTKNFSSGRHYWEVETSDSGVWFLGVSYPTINRKGRQSWIGDNDKSWCLRRYDNVQYSVIHDGKWIQLPHTVSCQLLGIYMDYEAGQLSFYELCDPIRHLHTFSATFIEPLHAAFSVYKSWVRIRS from the coding sequence ATGGCGTCCACCGAGGAGAAACTCGTCTGCTCCAACTGCCACAACGCCAGCGAGGATCCGCTGAAGGTGAAATGTGAACACAACTTCTGCTGGGTCTGCATTGACTGCGTGGTGGACACCCAGAAAGGCTCCGGAGGGTTCAAGTGCCTGGAGTGCCAGGGGGAGAGTCATCAGCACCCATTAATGCAAAGGGCTGTGAGCCTCCTGAGCAGGTCGGAGTTCCTCCAGAGTTCTCCCACCGAGCGGAGCGGGATCTTCTGCACTTACTGCGTCACCAGTCAGGTCCCGGCGGTGAAGTCTTGCCTGATGTGCGAAGCGTCTCTGTGTGACGTCCACTTACAAGTCCACAGCAAGTCAGCCGAACACGTCCTTCTTGAGCCCACCACTCACCTAGCCAACCGGAAATGCTCCACCCACAAGAAgatcctggagtattactgcacAGAGGACGAAACTTGTATCTGCGTGTCCTGCCTGCTGTTCGGGCCCCACCAGGGGCACCGCGTGGAAACCCTGGACATGGTCTCCGACAAGAAGAAGGAGCGCCTGAGATATTCTCTGAAAAGCTTGACCTCCAAGAGGGAGGAGACGGAGAAAAGAGTGAAGAGCGGGCAGGAGCGCAAGAAAGAGTCCCAGGAGAAAGCGGCCTCCATGACGGACAGGGTCAGCTCCCTCTTCAGAGACATCCGCAGACAGCTGGACACCCTAGAGAAGAGAGTCCATGCCGAGATTTCCAGGCAGGAGGATCAGGTGTCTCTCTCCGTCTCCAGTCTGGTCCAACAGATGGAAGTGAAGAACcaggagctgtccaggaagatCCAACACCTGGAAGAGCTGTGTGACATGGCGGACTCCTTCATGGTCATCCAAGAAGAGGAATCGGAAAGCGAGGCCTTCCAGAACTCGGAGGAAGGAGAGAATGACAGCAGAGAGAGATATTATAAAGAGATCTGGAAGAGAGGCCTAGATGAGGGCTTGATCTCGGTCAGCGTACACACGGGCCTGTCCGGTATAGTCAGCAACGTCAGGAAGAGGCTCAATCTACAAGGGGCCACCGACATATTACTGGACATGAACAGTGCCGGGAACGACGTCCACGTTTCCGGGGACCTGAAAACTGCCACCTGGTCACACATCAACCAGGACCGCGCCGATCTGGCGGGGAGGTTCCAGTACGATCAAGTCCTGAGCACCAAAAACTTCTCCTCCGGGCGACATTACTGGGAGGTGGAGACCAGCGATTCTGGGGTGTGGTTCTTAGGGGTGAGTTACCCTACTATCAACAGGAAGGGGCGCCAGTCATGGATCGGGGACAATGACAAGTCTTGGTGTCTGCGCAGGTACGATAACGTCCAATATTCCGTCATACACGACGGGAAGTGGATCCAGTTACCCCACACTGTCTCCTGCCAGTTGCTGGGGATCTACatggattatgaggccgggcaACTGTCCTTCTACGAGCTCTGCGACCCGATccgacacctccacaccttcTCCGCCACCTTCATCgagcccctccatgctgcatTCAGTGTCTACAAGTCCTGGGTACGGATCAGAAGCTAG